The following are encoded together in the Nitrospirae bacterium YQR-1 genome:
- a CDS encoding CusA/CzcA family heavy metal efflux RND transporter, with amino-acid sequence MIAKIIEYSGRNKFVIFLLITFLIIWGLWALKRTPLDAIPDLSDTQVIIYADWSGRSPDLVEDQVTYPITSTLLAAPKVSAVRGYSFLGSSFIYVIFEEGTDIYWARSWVLEYLQGVRSKLPQDVNPVLGPDATSLGWGFSYALVDDSGRHNLAELRSMQDYNIKLAIESVSGVSQVASVGGFVKQYQVSIDPNRLLAFNLPLNRVIEAIRKSNKDVEGRVVEYSGAEYMVRGRGYIKNLKDVEDIPVGTNSVGTPVYVRDIGKVGLGPEIRRGVAELDGKGEVAAGIVVVRFGENVLSVIERVKEKIKRDIEPSLPEGVKIVVTYDRSKLIHRAIDTLKEEIIKLSIAVSVVCIVFLFHLPSALVVILTLPVAIIMSFIAMSYLGVTSNIMSLSGIAIAIGAMVDASIIMVENAHKKLDEWESHGSKESRFEVILEAAKEVGPSLFFALLVITVGFLPVFTLQQQAGRLFKPLAYTKTFAMLFSSFLAVTLTPVLMTLFIRGKIRPEERNPLNILLHKVYEPVARFSLRFKKSVIFAAVIIMALTIYPYKKLGTQFMPPLYEGTLFYMPVTVPGLSISESAKLLNLQDKIIKAIPEVEQVFGKAGRAETATDPAPVEMFETVINLKPESQWREGMTVESIKNEMNSALSVPGVSNSFTMPIKARIDMLATGIRTTVGIKVLGPKLEELEQIGLDLEKAIKDLPGTRSVYAERVMTGYFLDFNVKREAAARYGLTVEDVEMVIQSAIGGMNVTTTVEGRERYPVNVRYFRDLRRSIDDLGKVFVPVMMPDKKPAASGMGGASVAESAGLLRVPMSELADIEIVKGPTNIKSEEGLLVSYVYVDYSGSDVGGYVEKAKEKAKAVQLPSGYRLKWSGEYEYLVKTYERLKIVLPLTAFIIFVLIYFNTQSVVKTFIVLLAVPFSLVGSFWLLYFLNINMSIAVWVGMIALAGLDAETGVVMLLYLDLAHDKWENEGRLKTKDDLRECIMYGAVKRIRPKIMTVSVILAGLIPVLFSTGAGSDVMKTIAAPMVGGVVTSTILELIIYPAIYSIWKSRLLEE; translated from the coding sequence ATGATAGCAAAGATTATTGAGTATAGCGGAAGAAATAAATTTGTAATATTCCTTCTTATAACGTTTTTAATAATATGGGGTTTGTGGGCGTTAAAGCGTACCCCTTTGGATGCAATACCTGATTTAAGCGACACACAGGTGATTATATATGCCGACTGGAGCGGCAGGAGTCCCGACCTTGTAGAGGATCAGGTCACTTACCCGATAACGTCCACACTGCTTGCCGCTCCAAAGGTTAGCGCAGTGCGCGGGTATTCGTTTTTGGGAAGCTCCTTCATTTATGTGATATTTGAAGAGGGTACGGATATTTACTGGGCACGGAGCTGGGTGCTGGAGTACTTGCAGGGGGTAAGGAGCAAGCTGCCCCAGGACGTTAATCCTGTGCTGGGCCCGGATGCCACAAGTCTCGGCTGGGGATTTTCCTATGCCCTTGTTGACGACTCAGGCCGGCATAACCTTGCCGAGCTTCGCTCCATGCAGGACTATAACATAAAGCTTGCCATAGAGAGTGTAAGTGGCGTATCACAGGTGGCAAGCGTGGGCGGGTTTGTTAAACAGTACCAGGTAAGTATAGACCCTAACCGCCTGTTGGCTTTTAATCTTCCATTAAACAGGGTTATCGAGGCCATAAGGAAAAGTAACAAAGACGTAGAGGGACGTGTTGTGGAGTACTCCGGGGCGGAGTACATGGTCAGAGGCCGGGGCTATATCAAAAACTTAAAAGACGTAGAGGATATCCCTGTGGGTACAAACAGTGTGGGCACCCCTGTGTATGTCAGGGACATCGGGAAGGTGGGGCTGGGGCCTGAGATTCGCCGCGGCGTCGCCGAACTTGACGGCAAAGGCGAGGTGGCAGCAGGCATAGTGGTAGTGCGCTTTGGTGAAAATGTCTTAAGTGTTATAGAGCGTGTTAAGGAAAAAATCAAAAGAGATATAGAGCCAAGTCTGCCCGAGGGAGTTAAAATTGTTGTCACCTACGACCGCTCGAAACTCATCCACAGGGCAATTGATACTCTCAAAGAGGAGATTATCAAGCTCTCCATTGCCGTAAGTGTTGTCTGCATAGTGTTTTTGTTTCACTTGCCAAGTGCTCTGGTTGTAATTCTGACCTTGCCGGTTGCCATAATAATGTCCTTTATAGCGATGTCATATTTGGGGGTTACATCAAACATAATGAGCTTAAGCGGTATCGCCATAGCGATAGGCGCAATGGTGGATGCCTCAATCATAATGGTGGAAAATGCACACAAGAAACTGGATGAGTGGGAATCTCACGGCTCAAAAGAAAGCAGGTTTGAAGTTATCCTTGAGGCGGCCAAAGAGGTAGGCCCGTCTTTGTTTTTTGCATTACTTGTAATAACGGTGGGGTTTTTGCCGGTTTTTACTTTACAACAACAGGCGGGAAGGCTGTTTAAACCCCTTGCCTATACTAAGACATTTGCGATGCTGTTTTCATCTTTTTTAGCGGTAACACTCACTCCCGTTCTTATGACACTCTTTATCAGGGGTAAGATTCGGCCTGAGGAGAGAAACCCGCTTAACATACTGCTGCATAAAGTATATGAGCCGGTTGCAAGGTTTTCACTAAGATTTAAGAAATCTGTTATCTTTGCAGCTGTTATCATTATGGCCTTAACCATCTATCCGTACAAAAAACTGGGAACGCAATTTATGCCCCCGTTGTATGAGGGAACATTGTTTTATATGCCGGTGACAGTGCCCGGGTTGTCAATTTCAGAGTCAGCCAAACTTTTGAATCTCCAGGACAAGATAATAAAAGCAATCCCCGAGGTTGAGCAGGTTTTCGGCAAAGCGGGGCGTGCCGAAACCGCCACAGACCCTGCCCCGGTTGAGATGTTTGAAACGGTGATTAACCTTAAACCTGAGTCACAGTGGCGGGAAGGCATGACGGTTGAGAGCATAAAAAATGAAATGAACTCTGCCTTGAGTGTTCCCGGAGTGTCAAACTCCTTTACAATGCCCATAAAGGCAAGGATAGATATGTTGGCAACGGGGATTCGCACAACTGTGGGTATAAAGGTGCTAGGGCCTAAGCTGGAGGAATTGGAACAGATAGGCCTTGACCTTGAGAAGGCAATAAAGGACTTACCTGGCACAAGGAGTGTATATGCCGAGCGGGTTATGACGGGCTATTTCCTTGATTTCAATGTCAAGCGTGAAGCGGCGGCCAGGTACGGCCTTACGGTTGAGGACGTGGAGATGGTGATACAGTCGGCCATAGGAGGCATGAATGTGACAACCACGGTTGAGGGCAGGGAAAGGTATCCGGTAAATGTGCGCTACTTCAGGGACCTCCGCCGGAGCATTGACGACCTGGGTAAAGTGTTTGTTCCTGTTATGATGCCTGATAAGAAACCAGCCGCCTCCGGCATGGGCGGCGCTTCCGTGGCGGAGTCCGCTGGACTTCTAAGGGTTCCGATGAGTGAGCTGGCTGATATTGAAATTGTAAAAGGGCCAACCAACATTAAAAGCGAGGAGGGGCTTCTTGTCTCCTACGTCTATGTGGATTACTCAGGAAGCGACGTGGGCGGATACGTGGAAAAAGCAAAAGAAAAAGCAAAAGCCGTTCAGTTACCCTCCGGTTACCGCCTGAAGTGGAGCGGTGAGTACGAGTATCTTGTCAAGACATATGAGCGGTTAAAAATAGTTCTTCCGCTGACTGCATTTATTATATTTGTTCTGATTTATTTTAATACGCAATCAGTGGTAAAGACCTTCATAGTGCTCTTAGCAGTGCCGTTTTCCCTTGTGGGATCGTTTTGGCTGTTGTATTTTCTGAATATCAACATGAGCATTGCTGTGTGGGTAGGAATGATAGCCCTTGCCGGCCTTGACGCAGAAACGGGAGTTGTAATGCTTCTGTACCTGGACCTGGCACATGATAAGTGGGAAAACGAGGGACGCCTCAAAACTAAAGATGACCTCAGGGAGTGCATAATGTATGGAGCCGTAAAACGTATCCGCCCTAAAATAATGACGGTCAGCGTAATACTGGCCGGTCTTATTCCGGTTCTCTTCAGCACAGGGGCAGGCTCGGATGTGATGAAAACAATTGCCGCTCCTATGGTTGGTGGTGTTGTCACATCAACCATTCTTGAACTAATCATCTACCCGGCTATTTACTCCATCTGGAAAAGCCGTTTGTTAGAGGAGTGA